From a single Streptomyces sp. NBC_00377 genomic region:
- a CDS encoding SCO6745 family protein produces MTENVNRDSLALARKTWRTLEPYHGGVYFSPEAADEYAALGVDARTGYFASRSAALGAAPADLVIATFYNFNPQLVRQAIPAAWEAATPQRFAAARLSGIDTTLRRILGADISSPALARAAELARSAAEVTGCHPQGRPLFAAHAALPWPSAPHLVLWHAQTLLREFRGDGHVAALLSAGLSGLEALVTHAATGEIGAGVLRDSRGWTPEHWEQAVRNLRERGWLENGPRLALTEHGARRRAEIEQTTDRLAALPYIHLGPAAAAELRSLMRPFSLAVAKELLPWAVDRLSEESG; encoded by the coding sequence ATGACGGAGAACGTGAACCGCGACAGCCTGGCCCTTGCACGCAAGACCTGGAGAACTCTCGAGCCTTATCACGGGGGTGTCTATTTCTCGCCCGAAGCCGCAGATGAGTACGCCGCGTTGGGCGTGGACGCCAGGACGGGGTACTTCGCGTCCCGCTCCGCCGCGCTCGGCGCCGCTCCGGCGGATTTGGTCATCGCCACGTTCTACAACTTCAACCCCCAGCTGGTGCGCCAGGCCATACCCGCGGCATGGGAAGCCGCCACGCCGCAGCGGTTCGCCGCCGCCCGGCTCTCCGGGATCGATACCACGCTCCGCCGCATCCTCGGCGCGGACATCTCCTCACCGGCGCTGGCTCGCGCGGCGGAATTGGCCCGCAGCGCGGCTGAAGTGACCGGGTGCCATCCACAAGGCCGCCCCCTGTTCGCCGCGCACGCGGCACTGCCGTGGCCGAGCGCGCCCCACCTTGTGCTCTGGCATGCACAGACGCTGCTGCGGGAGTTCCGCGGCGACGGTCACGTGGCAGCACTGCTGTCTGCCGGACTGAGCGGGCTCGAAGCTCTCGTCACGCACGCCGCCACAGGGGAGATCGGCGCGGGGGTGCTGCGCGACTCGCGGGGTTGGACGCCGGAGCATTGGGAACAGGCCGTGCGGAACCTGCGTGAGCGTGGATGGCTCGAAAACGGACCCCGCCTGGCTCTGACCGAGCACGGTGCGCGGCGCCGGGCGGAGATCGAGCAGACCACCGACAGGCTGGCCGCCCTGCCCTATATCCATCTCGGCCCTGCCGCGGCCGCCGAACTCCGTTCGCTGATGCGGCCGTTCAGCCTCGCGGTTGCCAAGGAGCTCCTGCCGTGGGCGGTTGACCGCCTCAGCGAAGAGAGCGGATGA
- a CDS encoding inositol monophosphatase family protein, producing MSETLQTTDVAASDADLLARTVTAVREAGSALRERFGEVVRYRSREELMRALAVNDDTALDILRPRLTRLRPQAGWVEDELDGGALPSGEWWVVDPSEGNVNHLHALPEWAVTATLVRENQPVLTVVHLPLAGETYTALTGAGARLDGRPLHVSQSADLGLSIVATSQARPDEDEDVVRRVGSSITAMLFDALVVRVAVPATLHLLNVAAGRIDAFWQFAGARADLLPGALLVTEAGGRISDAEGRPWTPQSHSFLAAAPGVHAEAVSTLSR from the coding sequence ATGTCCGAAACGCTTCAGACCACTGATGTCGCCGCCTCCGACGCGGACCTGCTCGCCCGGACCGTGACCGCCGTGCGTGAGGCGGGTTCGGCGCTGCGCGAGCGCTTCGGCGAGGTGGTCCGCTACCGGAGCCGCGAAGAGCTCATGCGCGCGCTCGCCGTCAACGACGACACGGCCCTGGACATCCTGCGCCCCCGCCTCACGCGCCTTCGTCCGCAGGCCGGCTGGGTGGAGGACGAACTGGACGGCGGGGCGCTGCCGTCCGGTGAGTGGTGGGTCGTGGATCCGTCCGAGGGCAATGTCAACCACCTGCACGCCCTGCCCGAGTGGGCGGTGACCGCCACCCTCGTGCGTGAGAACCAGCCGGTGCTCACCGTGGTCCACCTGCCGCTGGCCGGCGAGACCTACACCGCGCTCACCGGCGCGGGCGCCCGCCTCGACGGCCGGCCGCTGCACGTCTCCCAGAGCGCGGACCTCGGCCTGAGCATCGTGGCCACCAGCCAGGCCCGGCCGGACGAGGACGAAGACGTCGTGCGGCGCGTCGGCTCCTCGATCACCGCGATGCTCTTCGACGCGCTCGTCGTCCGCGTCGCTGTGCCCGCGACCCTGCACCTGCTGAACGTGGCCGCCGGCCGGATCGACGCCTTCTGGCAGTTCGCCGGCGCCCGCGCGGACCTGCTTCCCGGAGCACTGCTCGTCACCGAGGCCGGCGGACGGATCTCCGACGCCGAGGGCCGCCCCTGGACCCCGCAGAGCCACAGCTTCCTGGCTGCCGCGCCCGGCGTCCACGCCGAGGCCGTCTCCACGCTCTCGCGCTGA